Proteins from a genomic interval of Piscinibacter sp. HJYY11:
- a CDS encoding helix-turn-helix domain-containing protein: protein MDRHAAAALAPGARTFDLAIGPEHVHTIQQSHERCRALGLTEHSVPELNPLSAYGARLMREPHQRLLEHATPVMEMLFEQIVFTKSAVALTDTDGSILQAVGDDSFLERLQQIALAPGVNWSEASKGTNAVGTALFTEAPTLVHGNEHFLAANRFLTCSASPIFDHTGQMIGVLDVSGHHSSYHPHTLAMVTMSARMIENQWFADKFRHGLRLHFHPQQRMLGTMREAMIALAPDGSILGANRAALEHLGLNMPALRRLGLEAIFGTRVSAIADHCRHRADEPMPLMLQYGDMTGTPVYARALFNWPTLWPSVSLATGVAVPREPVPPAPASRAPESLRSTESPEPSASPAALPPTTLHAQEMAAIRQAVDAAGGNISRAARQLGVARNTIYRKLRAAAAEAAG from the coding sequence ATGGACCGTCACGCTGCGGCAGCGCTTGCGCCTGGTGCGAGAACCTTCGATCTGGCCATCGGGCCGGAGCATGTCCACACCATCCAGCAGTCGCATGAACGCTGCCGTGCCCTCGGCCTGACCGAGCACTCTGTCCCCGAGCTCAACCCGCTCTCCGCCTACGGCGCCCGCCTGATGCGCGAGCCACACCAGCGCCTGCTGGAGCACGCCACGCCGGTGATGGAGATGCTCTTCGAGCAGATCGTCTTCACCAAGAGTGCGGTGGCCCTCACCGACACCGACGGCAGCATCCTGCAGGCGGTGGGCGACGACAGCTTCCTCGAGCGGCTGCAGCAGATCGCGCTCGCCCCAGGGGTGAACTGGTCCGAGGCCTCGAAGGGCACCAACGCAGTCGGCACCGCGCTCTTCACCGAAGCGCCGACGCTCGTGCATGGCAACGAGCACTTCCTCGCGGCCAACCGCTTCCTCACCTGCTCGGCCTCGCCGATCTTCGACCACACCGGCCAGATGATCGGCGTGCTCGACGTGAGCGGCCATCACTCCTCGTACCACCCGCACACGCTGGCGATGGTGACGATGTCGGCCCGCATGATCGAGAACCAGTGGTTCGCCGACAAGTTCCGCCACGGCTTGCGCCTGCACTTCCACCCGCAGCAGCGCATGCTCGGCACCATGCGCGAGGCGATGATCGCGCTCGCGCCCGACGGCAGCATCCTCGGCGCCAACCGCGCCGCGCTCGAGCACCTCGGGCTGAACATGCCGGCATTGCGCCGGCTGGGGCTGGAAGCCATCTTCGGCACCCGCGTGTCCGCGATCGCCGACCACTGCCGCCACCGCGCCGACGAGCCCATGCCGCTGATGCTGCAGTACGGCGACATGACCGGCACGCCGGTCTACGCACGGGCGCTCTTCAACTGGCCGACGCTGTGGCCGAGCGTGTCGCTTGCGACCGGCGTGGCGGTGCCACGCGAGCCGGTGCCGCCCGCGCCCGCGAGCCGTGCGCCCGAGAGCCTTCGCAGCACCGAGTCGCCCGAGCCCAGCGCGTCGCCGGCTGCCCTCCCCCCGACAACGCTGCACGCCCAGGAGATGGCCGCCATCCGCCAGGCGGTCGACGCCGCCGGCGGCAACATCTCGCGTGCCGCCCGCCAGCTCGGCGTGGCCCGCAACACCATCTACCGCAAGCTCCGGGCGGCAGCCGCAGAGGCCGCGGGGTGA
- a CDS encoding ATPase, T2SS/T4P/T4SS family: MSDLSDFVNMDFATDASAPVSLPPRMATTPEPAEKTRHPAFLWPTPPFAAYPAADEQHQAQGCEFVGTNGKAVAGRLIFFVPDDQVAHVQVPPARTTMPLRFHQFRSLRVMEPLKPITTALLTHEKHAAMLEQRPRSSYKVLLPDGGTIEGTTIGHVETGHGLFLFPPVDDKGSVQRLFVPKAAYTGFEIGPRIGDVLVDQKAATPQQVEQAVGRQQQMRHQKLGDILLERQVVTPQQLMAAIEKQAKMPMVKIGEALTSLGMVSQAQLDDALAQQQQDRSVPLGELLVKMGIVSREDLQTALARKMGYPLVNLDAFPFEEDALRKLPFSVAMRLQVMPLMLREGRLVIALDDPVRRRAIVDEIEFITQMKTVAVLAQCSRMEDVLNTAYEKIGAAIPLRFANVNAADPIPFDLQGTDKLVETLEKEDLEALTPTDDRQIEQSDNSLVKLINNMIIEAHQDGVSDIHVESYPGRDKIKIRFRKDGLLRTHLELPPNYRNAVIARIKIMCDLDISEKRKPQDGKINFAKFSAQHKIELRVATIPTNNGLEDVVMRILASAKPIPLDNLGLSPWNLQQLKEVMERPYGMVLCVGPTGSGKTTTLHSALSHINVPERKIWTAEDPVEITQPGLRQVQVNPKIDWTFAKALRAFLRADPDVIMVGEMRDEETAQMAIEASLTGHLVLSTLHTNSAPETVTRLLDMGLDPFNFADSLLGVLAQRLVRKLCNHCRTSRPLGDNEVNELLDDYLHVCPPDHETLNRKSLLADWAERFGRDGRLVHFHSPGCEHCGHTGYKGRAGLHELMVVSRELRRLVQTGARTEQLLHTAMAEGMRTLRQDGIEKVLQGVTSLAEVRATSNA, encoded by the coding sequence ATGTCCGACCTCTCCGACTTCGTGAACATGGATTTCGCCACCGACGCCAGCGCGCCCGTCTCGCTGCCGCCGCGCATGGCGACCACGCCGGAGCCTGCGGAGAAGACCCGCCACCCCGCTTTCCTCTGGCCCACGCCGCCGTTTGCGGCCTACCCCGCCGCTGACGAGCAGCACCAGGCGCAAGGCTGTGAGTTCGTCGGCACCAATGGCAAGGCCGTGGCCGGCCGATTGATCTTCTTCGTGCCCGATGACCAGGTCGCGCATGTGCAGGTACCGCCGGCGCGCACCACGATGCCGCTGCGCTTCCACCAGTTCCGATCGCTGCGCGTGATGGAGCCGCTCAAGCCCATCACCACCGCCCTGCTGACCCACGAGAAGCATGCGGCCATGCTCGAGCAGCGCCCGCGCAGCAGCTACAAGGTGCTGCTGCCCGATGGCGGCACGATCGAGGGCACGACGATCGGCCACGTCGAGACCGGGCACGGCCTCTTCCTCTTCCCGCCGGTCGACGACAAGGGCTCGGTGCAGCGCCTCTTCGTGCCCAAGGCGGCTTACACCGGCTTCGAGATCGGCCCGCGCATCGGCGACGTGCTGGTGGACCAGAAGGCGGCCACGCCGCAGCAGGTCGAGCAGGCCGTCGGCCGCCAGCAGCAGATGCGCCACCAGAAACTCGGCGACATCCTGCTCGAGCGCCAGGTCGTCACGCCGCAGCAGCTGATGGCCGCGATCGAGAAGCAGGCCAAGATGCCGATGGTCAAGATCGGCGAGGCGCTCACCTCGCTCGGCATGGTCTCGCAGGCCCAGCTCGACGACGCGCTCGCGCAGCAGCAGCAGGACCGCAGCGTGCCGCTCGGCGAGCTGCTGGTGAAGATGGGCATCGTCTCGCGCGAAGACCTGCAGACGGCACTCGCCCGCAAGATGGGCTACCCGCTCGTCAACCTCGACGCCTTCCCCTTCGAGGAAGACGCTCTGCGCAAGCTGCCCTTCTCGGTGGCGATGCGCCTGCAGGTGATGCCGCTGATGCTGCGCGAAGGCCGCCTCGTGATCGCGCTCGACGACCCGGTGCGCCGCCGCGCCATCGTCGACGAGATCGAGTTCATCACGCAGATGAAGACGGTGGCCGTGCTTGCGCAGTGCTCGCGCATGGAAGACGTGCTCAATACTGCCTACGAGAAGATCGGCGCCGCCATCCCGCTGCGCTTTGCCAACGTCAACGCGGCCGACCCGATCCCCTTCGACCTGCAAGGCACCGACAAGCTTGTCGAGACGCTCGAGAAGGAAGACCTCGAAGCCCTCACGCCCACTGACGACCGCCAGATCGAGCAGAGCGACAACTCGCTCGTCAAGCTCATCAACAACATGATCATCGAGGCGCACCAGGACGGTGTGTCCGACATCCACGTCGAGAGCTACCCCGGCCGCGACAAGATCAAGATCCGCTTCCGGAAAGACGGCCTGCTGCGCACGCACCTGGAGCTACCGCCCAACTACCGCAACGCGGTGATCGCGCGCATCAAGATCATGTGCGACCTCGACATCTCCGAGAAGCGCAAGCCGCAGGACGGCAAGATCAACTTCGCCAAATTCAGCGCGCAGCACAAGATTGAGCTGCGCGTGGCCACGATCCCCACCAACAACGGCCTGGAAGACGTGGTGATGCGCATCCTGGCCTCGGCCAAGCCCATCCCGCTCGACAACCTGGGCCTCTCGCCCTGGAACCTGCAGCAGCTCAAAGAGGTGATGGAGCGCCCCTACGGCATGGTGCTGTGCGTGGGCCCCACCGGCTCGGGCAAGACCACCACGCTGCACTCGGCGCTCAGCCACATCAACGTGCCCGAGCGCAAGATCTGGACGGCCGAAGACCCGGTCGAAATCACCCAGCCCGGCCTGCGCCAGGTGCAGGTGAACCCGAAGATCGACTGGACCTTCGCGAAGGCCCTGCGTGCCTTCCTGCGCGCCGACCCCGACGTGATCATGGTCGGCGAGATGCGCGATGAAGAGACCGCACAGATGGCCATCGAGGCCTCGCTCACCGGCCACCTGGTGCTGAGCACCCTGCACACCAACAGCGCCCCCGAGACGGTCACGCGCCTGCTGGACATGGGCCTCGACCCCTTCAACTTCGCTGACTCGCTGCTCGGCGTGCTGGCCCAGCGCCTGGTGCGCAAGCTCTGCAACCACTGCCGCACGTCGCGCCCGCTGGGCGACAACGAGGTCAATGAGCTGCTCGACGACTACCTGCACGTCTGCCCGCCCGACCACGAGACGCTCAACCGCAAGTCGCTGCTCGCCGACTGGGCCGAGCGCTTCGGCCGCGACGGCCGGCTGGTGCACTTCCACAGCCCGGGCTGCGAGCACTGCGGCCACACCGGCTACAAGGGACGTGCCGGCCTGCACGAGCTGATGGTCGTGAGCCGCGAGCTGCGCCGCCTGGTGCAGACCGGCGCGCGCACCGAGCAACTGCTGCACACCGCCATGGCCGAGGGCATGCGCACCCTGCGCCAGGACGGCATCGAGAAGGTGCTGCAGGGCGTGACCAGCCTCGCCGAAGTGCGCGCGACCAGCAACGCCTAG
- a CDS encoding TRAP transporter large permease → MSLIAIGGLLLFILLLLLGGGVWIAMGLAIVGWIGQFFFTTTLPGKNLFTAFWETTASWELAALPLFIWMGEILFRTRLSEQMFEGLAPWLNRIPGRLMHTTILGCGIFGSVSGSSAATCATISKVALPELKRRGYDERLALGSLATAGTLGILIPPSITMVVYAVAADASVIRVFLAGFIPGLLLMLLFSGYIAWWSLRHPDKVPPAEPPTTLADKLRRSGSLIPCALLILFIVWVLVAGWATATECAAFGVLGSLAIAISSRSLTWRNFWDGLMSATRVSCMIMFILAGASFLAKTMAFTGIPRELAEGVAALNLSPYALIAVLVVVYLVLGTALDGISMIVLTSAVVLPMIQKAGFDLVWFGIFIVLLVEIAEVTPPVGFNLFVLQNMTGKDSNVIARAAVPFFGCLVVCIAIITVFPQLVTWLPDVVMGVSKS, encoded by the coding sequence ATGAGCCTGATTGCAATAGGCGGGTTGTTGCTCTTCATCCTGTTGCTGCTGCTCGGCGGCGGTGTGTGGATCGCCATGGGCCTGGCCATCGTCGGCTGGATCGGCCAGTTCTTCTTCACCACCACCCTGCCCGGCAAGAACCTCTTCACCGCCTTCTGGGAGACGACCGCGAGCTGGGAGCTGGCCGCGCTGCCGCTCTTCATCTGGATGGGCGAGATCCTGTTCCGCACGCGCCTGTCGGAGCAGATGTTCGAAGGCCTCGCCCCCTGGCTCAACCGCATCCCCGGCCGGCTGATGCACACCACGATCCTCGGCTGCGGCATCTTCGGCTCGGTGTCGGGCTCATCGGCGGCCACCTGCGCGACGATCAGCAAGGTGGCGCTGCCCGAGCTCAAGCGCCGCGGCTACGACGAACGGCTCGCCCTCGGCTCGCTGGCCACCGCCGGCACGCTGGGCATCCTCATTCCGCCGTCGATCACGATGGTGGTCTATGCCGTGGCGGCCGATGCGTCGGTGATCCGCGTGTTCCTCGCCGGCTTCATCCCCGGCCTGCTGCTGATGCTGCTCTTCTCGGGCTACATCGCGTGGTGGAGCCTGCGACACCCGGACAAGGTGCCGCCCGCCGAGCCGCCCACGACCTTGGCGGACAAGCTGCGCCGCTCCGGCAGCCTCATCCCGTGTGCGCTGCTCATCCTCTTCATCGTGTGGGTGCTGGTCGCCGGCTGGGCCACCGCCACCGAGTGCGCGGCCTTCGGCGTGCTGGGCTCGCTCGCGATTGCGATCTCCAGCCGCTCCCTCACCTGGCGCAACTTCTGGGACGGGCTGATGAGCGCCACCCGGGTGAGCTGCATGATCATGTTCATCCTCGCCGGCGCCTCTTTCCTGGCGAAGACGATGGCCTTCACCGGCATCCCCCGCGAGCTGGCCGAGGGCGTGGCCGCGCTCAACCTGAGCCCCTATGCCCTGATCGCCGTGCTCGTGGTCGTGTACCTGGTGCTCGGCACCGCGCTCGACGGCATCAGCATGATCGTGCTCACCTCGGCGGTGGTGCTGCCGATGATCCAGAAGGCCGGCTTCGACCTGGTGTGGTTCGGCATCTTCATCGTGCTGCTGGTCGAGATTGCGGAAGTGACACCGCCGGTGGGCTTCAACCTCTTCGTGCTGCAGAACATGACGGGCAAGGACAGCAACGTCATCGCGCGTGCGGCGGTGCCGTTCTTCGGCTGCCTGGTGGTGTGCATCGCGATCATCACGGTGTTCCCGCAGCTCGTGACGTGGCTGCCGGATGTGGTGATGGGCGTCTCTAAATCATAG
- a CDS encoding TRAP transporter small permease produces MRRGLDALYLLAGQAAALAVLAIFVLMILAAVGRYAGWRVGWVADVVSWLCAASAFFAMAHAFKHGDFVRVTLLLEKLPPRVVRVLEIVSLSIAALAIGYLAWWAIRFTHESWAFNDIAGNMVPIPIWIPQMSFVLGAVLFAVAVLDELVIVLKGEKPTYVRLVEERHARGDFSEDI; encoded by the coding sequence CTGCGGCGCGGCCTCGATGCGCTGTACCTGCTCGCCGGGCAGGCCGCGGCGCTCGCGGTGCTGGCGATCTTCGTGCTGATGATCCTGGCTGCAGTGGGCCGCTACGCGGGCTGGCGCGTGGGGTGGGTCGCCGACGTGGTGTCGTGGCTGTGCGCGGCGTCGGCCTTCTTCGCCATGGCCCACGCCTTCAAGCACGGCGATTTCGTGCGTGTGACGCTGCTGCTCGAGAAGCTGCCGCCGCGCGTGGTGCGCGTGCTGGAGATCGTGTCGCTCAGCATCGCCGCGCTGGCCATCGGCTACCTCGCGTGGTGGGCCATCCGCTTCACGCACGAGAGCTGGGCCTTCAACGACATCGCCGGCAACATGGTGCCCATCCCGATCTGGATCCCGCAGATGAGCTTCGTGCTGGGCGCGGTGCTCTTCGCGGTGGCGGTGCTCGACGAACTCGTGATCGTGCTCAAGGGGGAGAAGCCGACCTACGTGCGGCTCGTCGAGGAGCGGCACGCGCGCGGTGATTTCTCGGAAGACATCTAG
- a CDS encoding TRAP transporter substrate-binding protein, whose protein sequence is MRFHLPLLAATLLLASAAQAQTKWDLPSAYPATNFHTENLTQFASDVDKATGGKLKITVHPNASLFKAPEIKRAVQGGQAQAGEILLVNYQNEWQIFGADGLPFLADSYDESAKLYKAQKPILEKKLAEQGLMLLYAVAWPPQGIFSKKPITSAADLKGVKWRAYSPATSRLAELLGAQPVTVQAAELSQAMATGVVESYMSSGSTGYDTKTYEHLKFFTDTQAWLPKNAVLANKSAFDALDKPTQAAVLKAAADAETRGWATSKAKNNEYMELLKKNGMTIVAPSSQLKADMQKVGQAMLDEWLQKAGPEGQAVVNAYRK, encoded by the coding sequence ATGCGATTTCACCTGCCCTTGCTTGCTGCCACCCTGCTGCTGGCAAGTGCCGCCCAGGCCCAGACCAAGTGGGACCTGCCCTCGGCCTACCCCGCCACGAACTTCCACACCGAGAACCTGACCCAGTTCGCCAGCGACGTCGACAAGGCGACCGGCGGCAAGCTCAAGATCACGGTGCACCCCAACGCCTCGCTCTTCAAGGCGCCCGAGATCAAGCGCGCGGTGCAGGGCGGGCAGGCGCAAGCGGGCGAGATCCTGCTCGTGAACTACCAGAACGAATGGCAGATCTTCGGTGCCGACGGCCTGCCCTTCCTGGCCGACAGCTACGACGAGTCGGCCAAGCTCTACAAGGCGCAGAAGCCCATCCTCGAGAAGAAGCTCGCCGAGCAGGGCCTGATGCTGCTCTATGCGGTGGCATGGCCGCCGCAGGGCATCTTCAGCAAGAAGCCGATCACCTCCGCGGCCGACCTCAAAGGCGTGAAGTGGCGCGCCTACAGCCCCGCCACCTCGCGCCTGGCCGAGCTGCTGGGTGCGCAGCCCGTGACGGTGCAGGCGGCGGAGCTTTCGCAGGCCATGGCCACCGGCGTGGTGGAGTCGTACATGTCCTCGGGCTCGACCGGCTACGACACCAAGACCTACGAGCACCTCAAGTTCTTCACCGACACCCAGGCCTGGCTGCCCAAGAACGCCGTGCTGGCCAACAAGTCCGCCTTCGACGCGCTCGACAAGCCCACGCAGGCTGCGGTGCTCAAGGCCGCGGCCGACGCCGAGACGCGCGGCTGGGCCACGTCCAAGGCGAAGAACAACGAGTACATGGAACTCCTGAAGAAGAACGGCATGACCATCGTCGCGCCCTCTTCGCAACTCAAGGCCGACATGCAGAAGGTTGGCCAGGCCATGCTCGACGAGTGGCTGCAGAAGGCCGGCCCCGAAGGCCAGGCCGTCGTGAACGCCTACCGCAAATGA
- a CDS encoding GAF domain-containing protein, which yields MIAAPLPDDEDQRLAALRALLILDTPPEERFDRIVAFAASEFDVPMALISLVDSDRQWFKSRIGLSACETARDVSFCAHVVHDRETLLVSDALRDPRFHDNPLVTGDPHIRFYAGAPLTLKSGAVVGTLCVLDTRERSFDAIDRSILESLRLLVVAELERTA from the coding sequence ATGATTGCCGCGCCCCTGCCCGACGACGAAGACCAGCGGCTCGCAGCGCTGCGGGCCTTGCTCATCCTCGACACGCCGCCCGAAGAGCGCTTCGACCGCATCGTGGCGTTTGCCGCGAGCGAGTTCGATGTGCCGATGGCGCTCATCAGCCTCGTCGACAGCGACCGGCAGTGGTTCAAGTCGCGCATCGGCCTGAGTGCCTGCGAGACGGCGCGCGACGTCTCCTTCTGCGCCCATGTGGTCCACGACCGCGAGACCCTCCTGGTGAGCGACGCGCTGCGCGACCCGCGCTTCCATGACAACCCGCTGGTGACGGGCGACCCGCACATCCGCTTCTATGCCGGTGCACCGCTGACGCTCAAGTCGGGTGCCGTCGTCGGCACCTTGTGCGTGCTCGACACCCGCGAGCGCAGCTTCGACGCCATCGACCGCAGCATCCTCGAATCGCTGCGCCTGCTGGTGGTGGCGGAGCTGGAGCGCACGGCATGA
- a CDS encoding response regulator, whose product MNTKRRVLLVEPHFVMRNTVANVARQLRLADVHEATHYETALRMLQTDVYDALLTDLGDRNDGVTLVQQVREGATLCDPEVPIAVMATGLDADTVGIFKTLKVQRIMIKPFKVKTAVEVLASLSGVALPA is encoded by the coding sequence ATGAACACGAAAAGGCGGGTGCTCCTGGTCGAACCGCACTTCGTGATGCGCAACACCGTGGCCAACGTGGCGCGGCAGCTGCGCCTGGCCGACGTGCACGAGGCTACGCACTACGAGACCGCGCTGCGCATGCTGCAGACGGATGTCTACGATGCGCTGCTCACCGACCTGGGCGACCGCAACGATGGCGTCACGCTGGTGCAGCAGGTGCGAGAAGGCGCCACGCTGTGCGACCCCGAGGTTCCGATCGCCGTGATGGCCACGGGGCTCGATGCCGACACGGTCGGCATCTTCAAGACGCTCAAAGTCCAGCGCATCATGATCAAGCCGTTCAAGGTGAAGACGGCTGTCGAGGTGCTGGCGAGTTTGTCGGGTGTCGCGCTGCCGGCCTGA
- a CDS encoding LysR family transcriptional regulator, whose product MDQLRAMQAFVGVVDTGGFTSAAELLNMPKATLSACIAELEAHLKVRLLHRTTRKVTVTADGAAYYERCVRILEDLRDAEESLSSRQGSPHGKLRVDVSTAVASRLLIPLLHTFLERYPDIELELGCSDRPLNLLSEGIDCALRVGEVTDPSVVVRRVGTMQVVTCATPGYLAKYGRPEHPHDLKKHVCLNYFSMRTGQVFDWEFNRNGERVVLTVDSPLTLNDSNAYIDACLAGLGVGRLPTYMFHQYPSCGALELVMCEWLSDDMPFHAVYPSNRHLSSKVRVFVDWVAETLENHTGMQLCEHAKAERARQAAAARQILELGVLSTPA is encoded by the coding sequence ATGGACCAGTTGCGCGCGATGCAGGCTTTTGTCGGGGTGGTCGACACCGGTGGCTTCACCAGTGCGGCCGAGTTGCTCAACATGCCCAAGGCCACGCTGTCGGCCTGCATCGCCGAGCTGGAAGCCCACCTGAAGGTGCGGCTGCTGCACCGGACCACGCGCAAGGTGACCGTCACCGCCGACGGCGCCGCGTATTACGAGCGCTGCGTGCGCATCCTCGAGGATTTGCGTGACGCCGAGGAGTCACTCTCCTCGCGCCAGGGCTCGCCGCACGGCAAGCTGCGGGTGGACGTGAGCACGGCGGTGGCGAGCCGGTTGCTGATCCCGCTCTTGCACACGTTTCTCGAGCGCTACCCCGACATCGAGCTCGAGCTCGGCTGCAGCGACCGCCCGCTCAACCTGCTGAGCGAAGGCATCGACTGCGCGCTGCGGGTGGGCGAGGTGACAGACCCGTCGGTGGTGGTGCGCCGCGTGGGCACGATGCAGGTGGTGACCTGCGCGACGCCCGGCTACCTGGCCAAATATGGCCGGCCCGAGCACCCGCACGACCTGAAGAAGCACGTGTGCCTGAACTATTTCTCCATGCGCACCGGTCAGGTCTTCGACTGGGAGTTCAACCGCAACGGCGAGCGTGTGGTGCTCACGGTCGACAGCCCCTTGACGCTCAACGACTCCAACGCATACATCGACGCCTGCCTCGCGGGCCTGGGCGTCGGCCGGCTGCCGACCTACATGTTCCACCAGTACCCGAGCTGCGGTGCGCTGGAGCTCGTGATGTGCGAATGGCTGTCGGACGACATGCCCTTCCACGCGGTGTATCCGTCGAACCGGCACCTGTCGTCGAAAGTGCGCGTCTTCGTCGACTGGGTGGCCGAGACGCTGGAGAACCACACCGGCATGCAGCTGTGCGAACACGCCAAGGCGGAGCGCGCGAGGCAGGCGGCAGCGGCGCGGCAGATCCTGGAGCTGGGCGTCTTGTCCACGCCCGCCTGA
- a CDS encoding efflux RND transporter periplasmic adaptor subunit, producing MTSPRPTSLMFSTLVLTLVSAAVLSLAGCSGGGEAQAAAPAGAPPAPPVSVAAVVTKKVLELQEFSGRIEAVESAQIRARVAGTIEAVKFKPGALVKKGDVLFVIDPRSYQAEVARLDAAVASARAKAEHANAEFERSKLLKADNAISQRDFDERASNARQLAANAKADEAALAAARLNLDFSVVRAPISGRIGKAEVTEGNLVDSSVVLTSIVSIDPVYVSFDGDEATFLQVGALARQGGPGVKVHAGLANESGFPHEGKLDFVDNRIDPVSGTVRMRAVLRNADATLVPGLFARVQVGTDGGKGEALLINDTAIGTDQNRKYVYVVGADNKAEYRVVTLGPLVDGLRVARSGLKPGDRIVVNGLQRVRPGAPIAPEVVPMVTSSASAPVRQ from the coding sequence ATGACTTCCCCCCGACCCACGTCCCTGATGTTTTCCACCCTGGTGCTGACGCTCGTGTCGGCCGCAGTCCTGTCGCTGGCCGGTTGCTCGGGCGGCGGCGAGGCCCAGGCCGCGGCGCCAGCCGGGGCGCCTCCGGCTCCGCCGGTCAGCGTGGCAGCAGTTGTCACGAAGAAGGTGCTCGAGCTGCAGGAGTTCTCGGGCCGCATCGAGGCGGTCGAGTCGGCGCAGATCCGCGCCCGCGTGGCCGGCACCATCGAGGCGGTGAAGTTCAAGCCCGGGGCCCTGGTGAAGAAGGGCGACGTGCTCTTCGTCATCGACCCGCGCAGCTACCAGGCCGAAGTGGCCCGGCTCGACGCCGCCGTGGCCAGCGCCCGCGCGAAGGCCGAGCATGCCAACGCCGAGTTCGAGCGCTCCAAGCTGCTGAAGGCCGACAACGCCATCTCGCAGCGCGACTTCGACGAGCGTGCGTCCAACGCCCGCCAGCTGGCCGCCAACGCCAAGGCCGACGAAGCCGCGCTCGCGGCCGCCAGGCTCAACCTCGACTTCTCGGTGGTGCGCGCGCCCATCTCCGGTCGCATCGGCAAGGCCGAGGTCACCGAGGGCAACCTGGTCGACAGCAGCGTGGTGCTCACCTCCATCGTCTCCATCGACCCGGTGTATGTGAGCTTCGATGGCGACGAGGCCACCTTCCTGCAGGTGGGCGCACTGGCGCGCCAGGGCGGCCCCGGCGTGAAGGTGCACGCCGGCCTGGCGAACGAGAGCGGCTTCCCGCACGAGGGCAAGCTCGACTTCGTCGACAACCGCATCGACCCGGTCTCGGGCACCGTGCGCATGCGCGCCGTGCTGCGCAACGCCGATGCGACGCTCGTGCCGGGCCTCTTTGCCCGCGTGCAGGTGGGCACCGATGGCGGCAAGGGTGAGGCGCTGCTGATCAACGACACCGCGATCGGCACCGACCAGAACCGCAAGTACGTCTACGTCGTCGGCGCCGACAACAAGGCCGAGTACCGCGTGGTCACGCTCGGGCCGCTGGTCGATGGCTTGCGCGTGGCGCGCAGTGGCCTGAAGCCGGGCGACCGCATCGTCGTCAACGGCCTGCAGCGCGTGCGGCCCGGCGCGCCCATCGCGCCCGAGGTCGTGCCGATGGTCACGTCTTCGGCCAGCGCGCCCGTGCGCCAGTAA